A region of the Arthrobacter sp. FW306-07-I genome:
GGGAAGTAGTTCGCCAGCTCGCGGCCGTTGATGGTCCACTTGCCGGTGCCGGGCACAACGCGAACGCGTGCAACGGCTTCCTTACGGCGGCCAACAGCTGCGCCGGCAACGGTCAGTGCCGGGCGCTCCTTCTTGGGAGCAGCTTCTGAAGCTGAGCTCTCAGAGGTGTAGCTGGTCAGGTTTTCCTCGGCCTCGACGACCTCGGTGGTCTCTTCGTTCTGAGCCACGATTCTCCTTGTATAGATAAGTTGTTTGGTGGCCAGGACTACTGGGCGACCTGGGTGATTTCGAAAGTCTTGGGCTGCTGGGCGGCGTGCGGGTGCTCAGCACCGCGGTACACCTTCAGCTTGCCGAGCTGCTGGGCAGCAAGGGAGTTCTTGGGGAGCATGCCCTTGATGGCCTTCTCAACGGCGCGGACCGGGTTGGTTTCCAGCAGTTCCGCGTAGTTGACGGAGGTCAGGCCGCCCGGGTAACCGGAGTGGCGGTATGCCCGCTTCTGCTCCAGCTTGGCACCGGTCAGGGCTACCTTTTCAGCGTTGATGATGATGACAAAGTCGCCCATGTCCATGTGGGATGCGAAAGTGGCCTTGTGCTTGCCGCGCAGCAGGATTGCG
Encoded here:
- the rplM gene encoding 50S ribosomal protein L13, which gives rise to MRTYTPKPGDINRQWHVIDATDVVLGRLASQTAILLRGKHKATFASHMDMGDFVIIINAEKVALTGAKLEQKRAYRHSGYPGGLTSVNYAELLETNPVRAVEKAIKGMLPKNSLAAQQLGKLKVYRGAEHPHAAQQPKTFEITQVAQ